From a single Bacillus sp. NEB1478 genomic region:
- a CDS encoding LysR family transcriptional regulator, whose product MSIGKYEIFNTVVELGSLTKASESLSISQSGVSHAISSLEKELGFSLLTRNKAGIKLTINGERMLLYIREIIYLNEKMFQEAAEIKGLEVGTVRIGTFSSISALWLPGILKKFMEQYPHIKLNIVEGNQEEISLWISQGLVDFGFLMMPAPDLEVLHLKREAFFCIVPENHHLGSENSINPISLKEEKLILQNSSLKIIHNILKSNKLSPDIAFHLKDEQSVISMVKNSLGVAILPDIALHNLPDGVRKIPFSDDRAISSIGIGAISFKNLPPASEKFIAASTLWLNEHFT is encoded by the coding sequence TTGTCGATAGGCAAATATGAAATTTTTAATACTGTAGTAGAACTTGGCAGCTTAACAAAAGCAAGTGAATCGCTTAGCATTTCCCAATCAGGGGTAAGTCATGCCATTTCCAGCTTGGAAAAAGAACTTGGGTTTTCCTTATTAACCCGTAATAAAGCAGGCATCAAGCTAACTATAAACGGGGAGCGAATGTTGTTATATATTAGGGAGATTATATATTTAAATGAAAAAATGTTTCAGGAGGCTGCAGAAATAAAAGGGCTAGAAGTAGGTACAGTTAGAATCGGTACATTTTCATCTATTTCTGCTTTATGGCTTCCTGGAATATTAAAAAAATTCATGGAACAATATCCGCATATTAAATTAAACATTGTCGAGGGGAACCAGGAGGAAATCTCTCTGTGGATTTCTCAAGGGTTAGTAGATTTTGGTTTTTTAATGATGCCTGCTCCCGATCTGGAGGTTCTCCATTTAAAACGAGAAGCATTTTTCTGTATTGTGCCGGAAAATCACCATCTTGGTTCTGAAAATTCAATAAACCCAATTTCACTGAAGGAAGAGAAGCTGATTCTTCAAAATTCTTCCCTAAAAATAATACATAACATATTGAAATCCAATAAACTTTCTCCTGATATTGCTTTTCATTTAAAGGATGAACAGTCTGTTATCTCTATGGTAAAAAACTCGCTGGGTGTAGCGATTCTACCAGACATTGCATTGCACAATCTTCCTGATGGAGTAAGAAAAATACCTTTTTCAGATGATCGAGCAATTTCCTCTATTGGAATTGGTGCGATATCATTCAAAAATCTGCCGCCTGCTTCCGAAAAATTTATAGCAGCATCGACCTTATGGTTAAACGAACATTTCACATGA